CCAGCTACAGCATCCAACATATCGTCCACTACTTCGGTAATTTTACCAACAGGTTTAGCTCGCTTCATGTGAGCACTTAGGGATTCCTGGGATAATTCTTCATTTCATACGGtatacaattattttaaatctgaaaaatattgCTTACTTTGAAATGTTCCAGATATTCGTTTCCGTAAGAGGATTGAACTTCATCCGGACATTGATCCCAATAGTTCTTCAGACTCTTATACAACGGTTCCACGACAGAGATGTTAGTCCTTGAatgcaaaattaaaataaatatttaaaatagattGTGCATTTTCGACGATCTTACGAATAGATACTGGGCTCAATACAGTGAACACTGATGCCCCATTTCTGCATTTCACGTCGAAGACCGTCAGCAAATGCCACAACGGCGAATTTTGACATGGAATAAGGAGTGAAACCTGGAACAGTAACTCGTCCTACAAAAGTTTAAgcgaatttgaataattttctaaattttatttatgggGCAAACTTATTACCAGCCATAGAAGCAACACAGACaacccgaccctgagattctCTCAGCAGCGGTAAAAAAGCTTTCGTCACTCGAACAGTTCCTAACGTGTTTACTTCCAGCATCTGTATGAACATTAAATCAAGTCGTTGAGTCAATATCTTTCCcgcatttgatttcaatttcgcCGAGTCCTACGTTTTCGAATATGTTGATCGGGCACCATTCTATTTCAGATGAGCAGGCAACTCCAGCGTTGTTCACTACGGCCCATAGTTCTGACGAATAAAGAAGTATAATATAACATGCGTGATGAGAAATTTACATTCAGAAATTATATGGCATATACTTCGATCTTCCAAAGTAGAAGCAACCAGGTGAGTTGCGGCggaaacctgatcacttttcGTGACATCTAGTGGAATTAGACTTAGCCGTTTAGAACATTTCGTTTTGAGTTCTTGAGGCCCTTCACCGCGCACGTCAAGACAACCGGCGTATACTTTGAACCCAATGCCGTCTAATTTGATTGCAAGTGCATTACCAAATCCAGAGTCACAACCTGATGTGTCAAagataaacaaattttgaaatttgggtCAAAACAAATATGTGACTGATAGAGAGCTTTAGTGCATGAGATTGCATACCAGTGATCACAACAGCTTTGtcatttgtgttttcaatCAACTGTTTTGGAAGGCTGTTGTAAAGAAACTTGGTCGTTAAATCACTGAGGTGGAATGCAATATACAGTATTCCAAAAGTACCCAATATCTTGATACTAATCCACTCATACCTGAAATAAAACAGTATAAAGAACTTTTATGATTACAAAAGTGTGAATTGTTTAAACCAGCAGAACTTACAAAACAGCACAGAAGGCAGCTCCTATTAAACTCATTACAATGTTTCTTCTCTTGGAGAGAATTTGTAGCAGAAACAAATCTGCCATTTTTTGAACTTCTGATAGTCAGAGACTGTCTGCACTTGTGAAGTTTGAAATATATTGGTATGATGAAAATCTGTTAAATCATGCTGACGATGTTTACCTTACACGAACTAGCCGAAGGCCCTTTTAATGTACAGGAATGACCAAGAAGAAAGCTTTAAAACAACAAGACCTTGAAGGCAAGACGATAGTGCTGTCTGCTAACAATCTAACATGAAATCTTCAAATGgccattaaaaataataagataaatttaaattgttgCTTTTATTTCTTACCATTCAAAGGGCAAAAGTATTTTGAATTCCAGCACAAGTGACCGTTGAAAGTAATAATGGTCACAAATTTTTTAGCGCTAGGCATGTTAACTGAAAAATATGCCCAAGCGCTGGTCACTCTTATCATTTTGTTTATTAGTTCACTATCGCATTTTTGAAGGACTGAataacaacacaacaaaaagggCTGCAAAGGGGAAACTAGAAAGCGCCAAGTAGACATTTTATCTTGATTGAGCGATGTGCGAGTGTGAAAGTCCAACAGAAAGCGGAAACGTTCGTAAAGTATAAAGTTACTAAAAATACGAGATTTCATGTAATCACGaaaatgtgtttgtgtgtgttttttttaccagatGCTGTCATCCCAATGTCAAGCGCGATGACCGGTCAAACATTTTGGTGTTACGGACGTGTAGTTGAATGACCAGCATCTTAATGGTTCCTTTAAAAATTACtagtttgtgtttttttttttaaatttacttaaCGTAACTTTTAAGGACTCTACTTCTGAAGATGAAACACAAATTCCGTAGTCTATATTAATAATAGCCTTTCTTATCTATCGCACATATTCAGTCtcctatttttaaaacaactatTAATCCTCAACTTTGGAGCTACAGtaatctataaaaaaaatgtaaatcaggAGATGAACAAAAACATCGCCCTAACAAGTATCCAAGCAAGTACCTATAACCGTTCTGGGCCTAATCGTTTATAAGAGATATGTCGCTAAGCGGAAATGCGTGTTTCACTTCCTTGGGTGAGACTTGTTTCTCTCTCGCGCGATATTCTTGCATGGCGGCGACAATAGCAagccaaaagtaaaaagttATAgctattgttaaaaaaaaaaaattaagatgaaacttgttttaaaattgtacAGTTATTACCAATGACAACGAGCATCAGGACACAGACGAGTAGCAAAGTTCCATCtgtgaaaaaatatatagagtTAAATTAAAGGATAATTACATTCGGCACTGAAATTAGTTCGATTAGTTTTTACAatcaatttctcttttctttacgAGGATTGAAAAACACCAGGCTAAGAAAACAAATGCCGCCAGAAAGAGCAATTGTCGGATAAATTCGGCAACAATCCATGGAATCAAGTAGCACGAACACTCCTGCAAATTAGGATCTTAGGCCATTCGATCCATTCATAATACTATAATAGTATATGTTACCTTTACACCTCCAACAAATAAGAGCAGACATAGAGCAAAGTATAAACAGTTCAGAATGATGCTCGCAATAATGATATTGCGCATGGCTGCGAAATCATTAACAAAAAGATTATTTTATCCAACATTCATTCAAGTGTTTAGTTGCATGTATACGTACTTGTTA
The sequence above is drawn from the Daphnia pulicaria isolate SC F1-1A chromosome 1, SC_F0-13Bv2, whole genome shotgun sequence genome and encodes:
- the LOC124313616 gene encoding short-chain dehydrogenase/reductase family 9C member 7-like yields the protein MADLFLLQILSKRRNIVMSLIGAAFCAVLYEWISIKILGTFGILYIAFHLSDLTTKFLYNSLPKQLIENTNDKAVVITGCDSGFGNALAIKLDGIGFKVYAGCLDVRGEGPQELKTKCSKRLSLIPLDVTKSDQVSAATHLVASTLEDRKLWAVVNNAGVACSSEIEWCPINIFENMLEVNTLGTVRVTKAFLPLLRESQGRVVCVASMAGRVTVPGFTPYSMSKFAVVAFADGLRREMQKWGISVHCIEPSIYSTNISVVEPLYKSLKNYWDQCPDEVQSSYGNEYLEHFKESLSAHMKRAKPVGKITEVVDDMLDAVAGAEPLLRYVPAMDVQFRSRVLISMPIEMQDHVLNQYSPKIPPAAVVAKRSMLPPLKSPYSGQKRPPLQRHMSMPAREKNLPETLQEQEENAEPASAFQFS